A single region of the Pogoniulus pusillus isolate bPogPus1 chromosome Z, bPogPus1.pri, whole genome shotgun sequence genome encodes:
- the LOC135192920 gene encoding uncharacterized protein Rv2082-like — MAQFGKSSPDIRDARSPDITDTLYARLASAFESANLRKALTAREDESIEEINIRSANVIASLYESFGDTEGVDKESFFDLGVGVFRSQVDIESCRRVAEAWRLEAQAHEREIEACKREAEMYKQEVRKLSDENARKELRLEQARQENKSLQSERDALLKDVVRRNLSMEEKLDKLLSRKSQSGSSSRTQSAVSSRAGTPQPRSHVGSRTETPQPSTHRRESTGHLGLPTTFTPICPEKSQQPVVRRKEPVTTPSQTQGLQPLHSPPRVSRVSTPLREPDFFKLCPVKHHPQPVNPQPVAEPSLLPLKPCGSTPRPPFNSPMPVQLDAALPQPQPVQVPVIPPAKPLTLLPMPTPQPPAAPLLTVAEPIAQTQPILPPNAMLSPQPTAVEPKAVPQQLTQVLATQPIPLTPSQPTLLQQPIVPTTPFPTVQQPAQELQTIPQVPALQPPPPAVTQPIIQPQSSAVPQAAATVPLVPAQPSSQSQPVPAFQQVPIPSQIQPSAAPPQPPSSQPSRPEQPALSTPVQRHTALQPAVASIDSDTEVEEVHHKMKSYSVNPLFASETSQGPKGGKTTTTKTKPYTETQMDDLRETYSRMPKESIIAYVCRVVQRGAERIILSREEVGRTNWGPEVFLGDGPEGDLALSARIFHWASAYEPSDRGDPTEFWIRSPDELNEAFAMVACIQAVNHKGLYAHAMDAPVEPPRLRPLIKESVFQKEKQSGGRNSSASRRKHQTVRHAWTSGDPNESPRSSPRSSPRGSPELNRRSGSGIMWVPSSTGRGVIPLQEQKYAVKPRDVFQKKQAERDPVKSELSTMSKSMSDISKSVSDMKGLLEQVLKGNGNEKVKQNRKRGSASMSPTKSGSPDRGGDKSR; from the exons ATGGCTCAGTTTGGAAAGAGTTCTCCTGATATAAGAGATGCCAGATCGCCAGATATCACAGACACCCTGTATGCTAGGCTTGCATCGGCGTTTGAATCAGCAAATTTAAGAAAAGCTCTGACGGCAAGGGAGGATGAATCGATAGAGGAAATAAATATTAGGTCAGCTAATGTAATCGCGTCTCTCTATGAATCTTTTGGAGATAccgagggagttgacaaagaaagtttttttgatcTGGGAGTTGGCGTGTTCAGATCACAAGTTGATATAGAGTCTTGCAGGCGtgttgcagaggcctggaggtTGGAGGCGCAGGCGCATGAACGGGAGATAGAGGCGTGCAAACGTGAGGCAGAGATGTATAAACAGGAGGTCAGAAAGCTGAGTGATGAGAATGCCCGGAAAGAATTGCGTTTAGAGCAAGCGCGTCAAGAAAACAAGTcgttgcagagtgagagagatgcTCTGTTAAAAGACGTTGTCAGGCGGAACTTaagtatggaggaaaagttagacaagTTACTAAGCCGAAAGTCACAGTCCGGGAGCTCTTCCCGAACGCAATCAGCCGTTAGTTCCCGTGCGGGCACACCGCAGCCGCGATCGCATGtcgggtctcggacagaaactccgCAGCCCTCGACCCATCGTAGAGAGTCAACCGGTCACCTAGGCTTGCCAACTACTTTTACTCCAatatgtcctgagaagtcacagcagcctgtggttCGCCGGAAAGAGCCGGTAACTACACCCTCTCAAACCCAAGGGTTGCAACCCTTGCACTCTCCGCCTAGAGTCTCTCGCGTCAGTACACCTTTACGCGAGCCCGATTTCTTTAAATTATGTCCGGTGAAGCACCATCCTCAACCAGTGAATCCCCAACCAGTGGCAGAGCCATCCCTGTTGCCGCTAAAGCCGTGCGGATCGACACCGCGTCCACCGTTTAACTCACCAATGCCGGTCCAACTGGAcgccgctttgcctcagccgcagccagttcaagtcccggtgattccgccggcGAAGCCTCTGACGCTTCTGCCGATGCCGACACCCCAGCCGCCAGCAGCACCATTATTAACAGTAgcggagccgatagcccagacacaacctATTTTGCCGCCGAACGCCATGTTATCTCCACAGCCGACAGCGGTAGAACCGAAAGCGGTCCCGCAGCAGCTGACTCAGGTCCTAGCGACTCAGCCGATTCCGTTAACGCCTTCACAGccgactctgcttcagcagccgatCGTGCCGACAACCCCGTTTCCGacggtgcagcagccagcacaggagcttcagacGATCCCGCAGGTCCCGGCGCTTCAGCCGCCGCCACCAGCAGTAACGCAGCCGATAATCCAGCCGCAATCGTCTGCAgtcccgcaggcagcagctacgGTGCCGCTTGTCCCGGCACAACCATCTTCTCAATCTCAGCCCGTTCCAGCGTTCCAGCAGGTCCCGATTCCGTCTCAGAttcaaccatcggcagcgccgccgcagccgccatcttctcaaccaT CACGCCCTGAGCAGCCAGCGCTAAGCACGCCTGTGCAGCGCCACACCGCGTTACAGCCTGCAGTTGcgtctattgatagcgacacggaagtggaggaggtgcaccacaaaatgaagtccTACTCCGTGAACCCTCTCTTTGCATCTGAAACctcgcaaggaccgaaaggaggcaaaacaacaactacGAAAACAAAACCGTACACAGAAACGCAGATGGatgatcttagggaaacttattcccgcatgcctaagGAATCCATAATAGCGTATGTGTGTCGCGTGGTACAAAGGGGcgcggaaaggattatcttatctcgtgaagaggtgggaagaactaactggggacccgaggtatttcttggggatggtcctgagggagaccttgcgttgagtgctaggatctttcattgggctagtgcttatgagcCTTCGGAtaggggtgatcctacagaattttggatcagatcccctgatgagttaaatgaagcatttgctATGGTTGcttgtatccaagctgtgaatcataagggattatatgcacatgcaatggatgccccagtagagccaccGAGGCTTAGACCCCTGATAAAag aatctgtctttcagaaggaaaagcagtctggaggcaggaacagctctgcatcacgaCGAAAACACCAAACGGTGCggcatgcctggacatctggtgaccccaatgagagtccaagatcgagcccacgatcaagtcccagggggagccctgagcttaatcgtcgctctggATCTGGAATAATGTGGGTACCGAGTTCTACAGGTaggggtgtaatcccactgcaggagcagaaatatgcagtgaagcctcgtgatgtgtttcagaagaaacaggcagagcgtgatcctgtgaagagtgAGCTCAGTACTATGAGTAAGTCCATGTCTGATATAAGTAAGTCCGTGTCTGACATGAAAGGACTGCTAGAACAAGTACTGAAAGGCAATGGTAAcgaaaaggtgaagcagaaccgtaagagaggctctgcaagcatgtctcctaccaagtcaggttctcctgatcggggaggaGATAAGAGCAGATaa